Within the Staphylococcus argenteus genome, the region CAAGTTTATTATTTCTTCATTTTACCATAATACGCTTCAAAACGTCGATGAACATATGAATTTGAGGGATTTTTGTAACAGTTTATTTTTTAAATCATTAAAAATGGTGAAGTTTCTCGAATATCGTGTTCAAAAATTCAAATTTCGAAAATAAAGTCGCCCCTAATCTGATGAGTTTTCGGTATATTTCTACTCATAAAATGTCAAGAACTCTCGCAGTCATGTTGTAAGTTAAACTTCTCAACAATAGTCATGAACTTTCTCGGTAGTGTTGTTAACTCATCTAATAAGGGTTAGTCACGAGTTTTAACGTTCGTGTTGTTAGTAAACAGCTATTTATTACACATAATCGAACTTTGCTATCGAAGATTTGAAATAAATAAAAAACTGCCAACAAAGTCTCAAACTCTGTCGACAGTCATTCCCTATTCAATGGGCGTTTTAATTATATAAAGTATTAGTCAGCGTAAATTTCGTCTAAAGGTTTAACGATAATTTGGTTGATTTCTTGGAATACTTGACTCATTTTTTGTTCAGCATTCATTAATGCAGAGATGTTTTCATCTTTTTCAATTGCTTGAGCTTGTTCTTGTGCTTTTTGTAAATCTTCTTCAGCAATTTCTTCACCTTGCATTTGTTTTTGTTGGAAGTTAATTTGTGTTTCGCGGAACTCATCGAATAATTTTTTAGATTCTTCGTTCGCTTTTACATTAGCAAATGCTTCTTTGATTGCTTTGTATTCATCACTTTCTCTTAAAGCTTGTTCTAATTGATTTGCATAATCGTATAAATTTACTGCCATGGTTATAGCACTCCTTTGTTGTTGTTAACTTTTATATAAAAATGTTTCGCTATTACTTTAACACATCTCGCTTTTTTAGACAAAGATTGCAACCAGTCCTTGGAAAAATCCTATAATTCCACCTAAAATAAAGCCTAAAGACATAATAAGTTTTAATTCTTTATTTGCAATTTCAATGATTAATTTTTCAATATAATCTAATTCAAATGTGTTAATTTGTTCTTCAATTAGTCCACGTAAATCTACTTTTGTCATTATTGTCGATAAATGTTTAGACAACTGTAGAATAACTAAATCAGTTAGTTTTGCAGAAAGTTGATTTTCAAGATAGTCAATGAAATTGGGTACTAATGCAACAATTGGTTTATTTGATTGATTATTTATATAAGTTGCCAAATACGTCGATATATTTTTGGCAATATCATCAAATTGCGAAGTATTGATTAGCTCGTTTAATGGTTTATTTTTGAACGTTTCATACTCATTTGAAATAACTGATGTAACAATACCTCTCGCCTTAGGGTGCGAAGTTAATCTTATAAGTTCTTGTTGTATACGATCAGCTATGTTCTCTTTGGTCATAAACATTTGCAACATACCAATTAACTTACCTTTTTCATTAAAAAAAGTATCTAACATGTCATTAATATCTTGTGTCCCTTTTGCTGAAGATAAATAATTTCTTGCGCGATCACATAATAAGTCTGTCGCCTTATCTACTTGATTATCTAGTAAAGTTACAAATTGATTGGGTAATAGTGCTGCAATCGTCTGATCTTGATGTGTTTGATAATATCGGTTCAATTGTGATTCAATGTATTGACTTCCGTTAGTTTGTAATACATGTTTTAAATCGATATCAAACTGTGAAGTTAATTGCTGAATAGTTAGCTGATCTTTAGATATTTTTTGCAATTGTTTCTGAATCATAGAATGAATTGCTTCTTGTGATTTGCTGCTTTTTAGTTTTTCACTTATTAAAGATTCAGTAAGTAGGTGTTCTTCTATAACTTGACCAATCTTAGTTGCGATTTCTTCTCGTCTTTTAGGAATTAAGCCAGGTGTAAATGGTACTCTAAATTTAAATATATAGTATGGTTTAAAGGGGTGAAATAGCATTCTAATTGCGATTACATTCGTAATACCACCAATTATCGCCCCTACAACTATCATAAAAGTAATGATAAATAGTGCATTCATAATTTTGACTCCTTTGTTACAACATAGTTATTCATTATACCACTGTTTTGAACTTTTAATTCATTTTTCAATTTACTTTGTTGTTTGTTTTATAACTATTTTACATACAAAAAAGCGATGCCTCACCTCAAATAGGTGTTCCACATCGCTTTTATTATTTATTAAAAGTATATAGGCCTAGATATGTACTAATTCTTCTTTAGCATTTCTGTTAAAGTATGTTTCAGCTTCTCTCATTTTAGAAGTACCGAAAATTGGTTGATTATCTGGATTCAATACACGATAAATATTGCTAACTTTATTGCTTTGTAAAATGAAGCCGTTACGTGTCTCAATGTTATTCCAGTAAATATCACTTGTTGGTGCATGGTTTGGATATGCACAGTGATTTCTTGAAATTGTTTGAACGATTTCTAATGGATCACAGCCAAAAGTACTGTTTAATACTTCAGAATCTCTGAATAATGCACAAATAGAAATACAAGTTGTCCAATTTGGTAATACTCTTTCTTTTTCAATTTGTACTAATGTCTTTTTAGAAAGTCCAATTGTTTGCGCCATAGTGTCTTGCGTATAACCAGCCTCTATACGAACCATTTTAAATTTTGTTTGAATTAAATCTGTAAAACTCTGTCTATCCATTCTGTTATCTACCTTTCTGTTTGGGGAATTTTATCCGGACACAAGAAATTGCAATAATACACATTTCTTGAAACACAGATTACATCTTAATATATTT harbors:
- a CDS encoding YlbF/YmcA family competence regulator is translated as MAVNLYDYANQLEQALRESDEYKAIKEAFANVKANEESKKLFDEFRETQINFQQKQMQGEEIAEEDLQKAQEQAQAIEKDENISALMNAEQKMSQVFQEINQIIVKPLDEIYAD
- a CDS encoding DUF445 domain-containing protein codes for the protein MNALFIITFMIVVGAIIGGITNVIAIRMLFHPFKPYYIFKFRVPFTPGLIPKRREEIATKIGQVIEEHLLTESLISEKLKSSKSQEAIHSMIQKQLQKISKDQLTIQQLTSQFDIDLKHVLQTNGSQYIESQLNRYYQTHQDQTIAALLPNQFVTLLDNQVDKATDLLCDRARNYLSSAKGTQDINDMLDTFFNEKGKLIGMLQMFMTKENIADRIQQELIRLTSHPKARGIVTSVISNEYETFKNKPLNELINTSQFDDIAKNISTYLATYINNQSNKPIVALVPNFIDYLENQLSAKLTDLVILQLSKHLSTIMTKVDLRGLIEEQINTFELDYIEKLIIEIANKELKLIMSLGFILGGIIGFFQGLVAIFV
- the xdrA gene encoding XRE family transcriptional regulator XdrA, which produces MDRQSFTDLIQTKFKMVRIEAGYTQDTMAQTIGLSKKTLVQIEKERVLPNWTTCISICALFRDSEVLNSTFGCDPLEIVQTISRNHCAYPNHAPTSDIYWNNIETRNGFILQSNKVSNIYRVLNPDNQPIFGTSKMREAETYFNRNAKEELVHI